A part of Desulfomicrobium baculatum DSM 4028 genomic DNA contains:
- a CDS encoding cobaltochelatase CobT-related protein, which translates to MTEDNRRFRTLQFLLRAVCDALDISLKIGDNWHFSPDDRSIYVSSKSIMQNNIFENAWILMHEIGHVEISRYHKFCPSLEQKFPWHRFFNSLEEERVNRWMINLYPPMKDWYDHDLKSMHSDVSEAYPLLRQFHYGCFAFWGGMSLDSFCPDVAQALIATQEPRAKYITTVPKIFADVSKSRDKVENNSQLMESEVMSSARSAFDLALTEIFPAALKLFSLDLAKFHTFMRSRAGLWNKRERLSQALSAHGSLGLVRRSKDSEIDEKVQQGKECDPHVLQIYLKSFDMNLGHGLNAGEARGHGGLSKPIWSSTRGVHPFARKAGDVPDYVRTVQALEPQIESLRQDLGKLIRRSMNKLSGRFSSGPKVDLRAAMQFEADARSYDRLWKRRRDMGGNTNSAFLLLVDLSGSMAGSKIDVAFQGAILMVETLARIGVPVAVYGFQDCLLRFKGFEDGARSTISEMFIKMFQEVEGNCPGGNNKPIYNDDGPCLLDAAKLIGALPVQQKVLIVISDGHPEGRQSNSDDLHRAVKMVSKDPSINLIGIGLGPNTEHVRQYYPDAVANVETEELSAVLGRCLRHHLGGSNEIQSREVVIEETLF; encoded by the coding sequence TTGCGGGCGGTCTGCGATGCTTTGGATATTTCATTAAAAATTGGAGATAATTGGCATTTCAGCCCAGATGATCGTTCCATTTATGTTTCTTCCAAAAGTATTATGCAGAATAATATTTTTGAAAACGCATGGATACTTATGCACGAAATCGGACATGTGGAGATATCAAGATATCATAAATTCTGTCCTAGTCTTGAACAAAAGTTTCCATGGCACAGATTTTTCAATAGCCTTGAAGAGGAAAGAGTCAATCGTTGGATGATCAATTTGTATCCACCAATGAAAGACTGGTATGATCATGACTTGAAGTCGATGCATTCTGATGTGAGTGAAGCTTATCCTTTGCTGAGACAGTTTCATTATGGGTGTTTTGCATTTTGGGGAGGGATGAGCTTGGACTCATTTTGTCCTGATGTTGCGCAAGCATTGATTGCTACGCAAGAGCCAAGAGCAAAATATATAACTACAGTTCCGAAAATATTCGCTGATGTGTCGAAGAGTCGCGATAAAGTTGAGAATAATTCTCAGTTGATGGAGTCTGAAGTAATGTCTTCCGCGCGAAGCGCATTCGACTTGGCGCTGACTGAGATATTCCCTGCCGCGCTTAAACTGTTTTCGTTGGACTTGGCCAAGTTTCATACTTTTATGAGGTCTAGGGCTGGATTGTGGAACAAAAGGGAGCGGCTTTCGCAGGCCCTTTCTGCTCATGGAAGTCTGGGACTTGTTCGCAGAAGCAAAGACTCTGAAATTGACGAGAAGGTTCAACAAGGCAAGGAATGCGATCCGCATGTGTTGCAAATATATCTCAAATCATTCGACATGAATTTGGGTCATGGCCTGAATGCAGGGGAAGCGCGTGGCCATGGCGGGTTGTCAAAGCCAATCTGGTCTTCAACAAGGGGCGTGCATCCCTTTGCCCGAAAGGCAGGGGATGTCCCGGATTACGTAAGAACCGTGCAGGCGCTGGAGCCGCAAATAGAATCGCTGAGACAGGATCTCGGAAAATTGATCCGGCGGAGCATGAATAAACTCTCAGGCCGTTTTTCCTCGGGGCCGAAGGTTGATCTGAGGGCGGCCATGCAGTTTGAAGCCGACGCGCGGAGTTATGACCGTCTTTGGAAGCGTAGGCGGGACATGGGCGGGAATACAAATTCGGCCTTCCTGCTTCTTGTGGATCTATCTGGGTCGATGGCCGGTTCGAAAATCGACGTCGCTTTCCAGGGCGCCATTCTGATGGTCGAAACCCTTGCGAGGATTGGGGTTCCCGTTGCGGTTTACGGGTTTCAGGACTGTCTGCTGAGATTTAAAGGCTTTGAAGATGGGGCTCGATCTACGATTTCTGAAATGTTCATCAAGATGTTTCAGGAGGTAGAGGGCAACTGCCCCGGCGGAAACAATAAGCCTATATACAATGATGACGGACCTTGTCTGCTGGATGCCGCCAAGCTCATCGGGGCGTTGCCCGTGCAGCAGAAGGTGCTGATTGTAATCAGTGATGGGCATCCCGAAGGCAGGCAATCGAATTCGGATGATCTGCACCGTGCAGTAAAGATGGTATCCAAGGATCCTTCGATCAATTTGATAGGCATAGGTCTTGGGCCAAATACAGAGCATGTCCGGCAGTACTATCCTGACGCAGTGGCAAATGTCGAAACGGAGGAACTCTCCGCAGTGCTCGGGCGATGCCTGCGGCATCATTTGGGTGGGAGCAATGAGATTCAGAGTCGTGAAGTTGTCATAGAAGAAACACTTTTCTGA